Proteins co-encoded in one Astatotilapia calliptera chromosome 18, fAstCal1.2, whole genome shotgun sequence genomic window:
- the LOC113010748 gene encoding uncharacterized protein LOC113010748, protein MKSKDKEVCDDQQVCNQERSSSVDQENPDLPPIKEEQEELCIAQAGEQLVVKQEADGIIFWTGEERLRLLDVIWSPERNLLHRSDLPQQHDCKEEEGLHDHQVCNQERYSSLGQEHPDPQHIKEEPEELCISQEGEQFALKQESDTFMVTQTYEQCRPEPKREQFLSHNLPEPQRRDVEEGRHVDLGSTRRAEPIKRKPRGEGADESPGSEGQYTTNTFKKCLKCETCGKVFHFKSGLNEHQRVHTGEKPYCCSVCGNKFSFSSAFKVHMRIHTGEKPYSCSTCGKCFRDLKSFKTHTRIHTGEKPYSCSICGKTFRDLSGFRKHTRIHTGEKPYVCTICERSFSQMINLKTHMKIHTGEKPLSSGPRGKRYRYSFGLKAQMRIHTGEKSHFCSTCGKTFKQKTQLKRHMRNHTVRARMSSMATVADQQHMLGDEWDAIPHKNDSFLESRTVGIEEICSEIRHETCQRRLVDISWKAEIKLHTTVKISNNNMKCKEEEGLDDQQAYKQERNSSVDQEDPKIKEEEEEPCINQEEEHLVLKQDAEGIIVWTGEERRKLLDTIWKPEMKLHRIDLPQQHGCKEEKGLDDQERTQEDPALPQIKEEPEDLSSSLERRDQEEGEDVDSGSARNAELKKRNHHRDGSHSAIVDISSVSDSYCKANTSKKSVKCGTCGKTFPFKSRLTTQHTEEKPYLCSTCGKGFGYKSHLKRHQRIHTGEKPYTCTTCGQSFIQMPQLKTHMRIHTGEKPYCCSVCGNKFSFSSAFKVHMRIHTGEKPYSCSTCGKHFRDLKSFKTHTRIHTGEKPYSCSICGKTFRDLSGFRKHTRIHTGEKPYVCTICERSFSQMINLKTHMKIHTGEKPLSSGPRGKRYRYSFGLKAQMRIHTGEKSHFCSTCGKTFKQKTQLKRHMRNHTAFRRSNTRRGRTETMRLCYGSAMSSVQYMRDFIRDRLTGVAEEIFSEVKKTIVRYEEEINHQLRLLDISRKPEIKLHIIDLPDEDECKEEEDMDNQQVCNQESHSNLDQQDSDSQQTKEEEEEICTSLEGEQLVLKHEGKGILVWAREDQDRLSDTNWKPEINSHRIDLQHQHVSKEEEEDLTDQQVCKQDKNSSLDLDDSEPPQIKEEKEEPCTSQEREQLGLKQESDNFVVTHEESDHSEPEAHSDRKLSCNSPGPESQCNTDTSKKSVKCDTCGKAFHDKSRLTKHLKIHTGEKPHSCSTCGKRFSQIINLKTHMRIHTGEKPYSCNTCGNSFSQKSTLAHHIRIHTGEKPHSCSTCEKTFTWKSELKRHMRIHTGEKPYSCSTCGKTFSRKSTLKTHVRVHTGERPYSCNTCGKEFTVSSTLKTHIRIHTGEKIHSCSICGKRFIQIIHLKRHMKIHTLLKQQCEFIKERLTDAEELQTTNSNMNCNEGKGLDVQQVCNQESNSTLDPQDPEHPQIKEGEQLVVKQEAEGIIIWTGEERLRLLDTIWKPEITTYSKDLAQQCVFKQEDLHDQQVCNQERNSSLNHEDPELPWIKEEPEELCTSEEGEQLLLKEETDTFMVTFDESEHEPNRDQLLSHNSPAPESQHQGGNEHVEPESTRKPELKNSNSVNNSPVPENQCKTGKSKKSLNCDTCGKTFQYECHLTKHVRIHTGEKPFFCSTCGKCFGQKSGLETHMKIHTGEKPHFCSICGKGFSQMINLKTHMRVHTGEKPYCCSTCGKTFSALSAFKTHIRIHTGEKPYCCKTCGKRFTQKSGLEHHMKIHTGEKPHSCITCGKSFSRMKSLKTHMRIHTGEKPHSCITCGKSFSHMMNLKTHMRIHTGEKPYSCSTCGKRFSDLSGFKKHKMIHTGEKPHPCNTCGKRFSDMTNLKAHIRIHTGEKPYCCNTCGKRFSQKSGVKIHMKIHTGEKPHSCITCGKSFSHMTSLKTHMRIHMPEKPHSCGNCGKSFVQLIHLKRHMRIHTS, encoded by the exons ATGAAGTCTAAGGACAAAGAAGTTTGTGATGATCAGCAGGTCTGTAACCAGGAGAGGAGCTCCAGTGTGGACCAGGAGAATCCTGATCTTCCACCgattaaagaggaacaggaggaactcTGCATCGCTCAGGCAGGAGAGCAGCTTGTAGTGAAACAGGAGGCCGATGGCATCATTTTCTGGACCGGGGAAGAGCGCCTCAGGCTGCTGGATGTCATCTGGAGTCCTGAAAGAAATTTATTACACAGATCAG acctcccacaacaacacgACTGTAAGGAAGAAGAGGGTCTGCATGACCATCAGGTGTGTAACCAGGAGAGGTATTCCAGCCTGGGCCAGGAGCACCCAGATCCGCAACACATTAAAGAGGAACCGGAGGAATTGTGCATcagtcaggagggagagcagtttgcactgaagcaggaGAGTGATACCTTTATGGTGACTCAGACTTATGAGCAGTGTAGGCCAGAACCAAAGCGTGAGCAGTTTCTCTCTCATAACTTACCTGAACCACAGAGGCGAGATGTGGAAGAAGGCAGGCATGTGGATTTGGGATCAACTAGAAGAGCAGAGCCGATAAAGAGGAAACCTCGCGGTGAGGGAGCAGATGAGTCTCCCGGCTCAGAGGGCCAGTATACAACAAACACATtcaaaaagtgtttaaaatgtgaaacttGTGGAAAagtctttcattttaaatctgGACTAAATGAACACCAGAgagttcacacaggtgagaagccttATTGTTGTAGTGTCTGTGGAAACAAATTTAGTTTCTCATCTGCATTCAAAGTTCACATGAGAATTCACACTGGTGAGAAACCGTATTCTTGCAGTACTTGTGGGAAATGTTTTAGAGATTTAAAATCATTCAAAACTCACACtagaattcacacaggtgaaaAGCCATATTCTTGTAGcatctgtggaaaaacattCAGGGACTTATCAGGATTCCGAAAACACACAcgaattcacacaggtgagaagccataTGTTTGCACCATATGTGAGAGAAGCTTCAGTCAAATGATAAACTTGAAAACTCACATGaaaattcacacaggtgagaagccattATCGTCTGGCCCCCGTGGCAAAAGATATAGATACTCATTTGGATTGAAAGCACAGATGAGAATTCACACGGGCGAGAAGTCACATTTTTGTAGCACATGTGGGAAAACATTCAAGCAGAAAACGCAGTTAAAAAGACACATGAGAAATCATACTG TTCGTGCCAGAATGAGTAGCATGGCCACAGTGGCTGACCAGCAACACATGCTGGGTGATGAATGGGATGCCATCCCACA CAAGAACGACAGTTTCCTGGAGAGCCGAACTGTTGGTATAGAAGAAATCTGCTCAGAGATACGACACGAAACCTGTCAGCGCAGACTGGTGGATATCAGCTGGAAAGCTGAAATAAAATTACACACGACAG TCAAGATTtccaacaacaacatgaaatgTAAAGAAGAGGAGGGTTTGGATGACCAGCAGGCCTATAAGCAAGAGAGGAACTCCAGCGTGGACCAGGAGGACCCGAAGattaaagaggaagaggaggaacccTGCATCAATCAGGAGGAAGAGCATCTTGTACTGAAGCAAGACGCTGAGGGCATTATTGTCTGGACCGGGGAAGAGCGACGCAAACTACTGGATACCATCTGGAAACCTGAAATGAAGTTACACAGAATAG acctcccacaacaacatgGTTGTAAGGAAGAGAAGGGTCTGGACGATCAAGAAAGGACCCAGGAGGACCCAGCGCttccacagattaaagaggaaccAGAGGATCTTAGCAGCAGTCTGGAG AGACGAGATCAGGAAGAAGGCGAGGATGTGGACTCAGGATCAGCAAGAAATGCAGAGCTGAAGAAAAGGAACCATCACAGAGATGGAAGTCACAGTGCCATAGTAGACATCTCTTCAGTGTCAGATAGTTACTGTAAAGCTAACACAAGTAAAAAGTCTGTAAAATGTGGAACTTGTGGAAAAACCTTCCCGTTTAAATCCAGACTGACTACACAGCACACAGAGGAGAAGccttatttatgtagcacctgTGGAAAAGGATTCGGTTACAAATCACATTTGAAACGTCACCAAAGAATTCACACAGGCGAGAAGCCTTATACTTGTACAACCTGTGGACAGAGTTTCATTCAGATGCCCCAACTGAAAACTCACATGAggatccacacaggtgagaagccttATTGTTGTAGTGTCTGTGGAAACAAATTTAGTTTCTCATCTGCATTCAAAGTTCACATGAGAATTCACACTGGTGAGAAACCGTATTCTTGCAGTACTTGTGGGAAACATTTTAGAGATTTAAAATCGTTCAAAACTCACACtagaattcacacaggtgaaaAGCCATATTCTTGTAGcatctgtggaaaaacattCAGGGACTTATCAGGATTCCGAAAACACACAcgaattcacacaggtgagaagccataTGTTTGCACCATATGTGAGAGAAGCTTCAGTCAAATGATAAACTTGAAAACTCACATGaaaattcacacaggtgagaagccattATCGTCTGGCCCCCGTGGCAAAAGATATAGATACTCATTTGGATTGAAAGCACAGATGAGAATTCACACGGGCGAGAAGTCACATTTTTGTAGCACATGTGGGAAAACATTCAAGCAGAAAACGCAGTTAAAAAGACACATGAGAAATCATACTG CTTTCCGCAGATCTAACACAAGACGAGGACGAACGGAAACGATGCGTCTGTGTTACGGCTCAGCAATGTCTTCAGTTCAGTATATGAGAGACTTCATCAGGGATAGATTGACTGGCGTTGCTGAAGAAATCTTCTCAGAGGTTAAAAAAACGATCGTCCGGTATGAGGAGGAAATCAACCATCAGCTCAGGCTGCTGGATATCAGCCGGAAACCTGAGATAAAGTTACACATAATCG ACCTCCCAGACGAAGATGAATGTAAGGAAGAAGAGGATATGGATAACCAGCAGGTCTGTAACCAGGAGAGTCACTCCAATCTGGACCAGCAGGATTCAGATTCTCAGCAGActaaagaggaagaggaggaaattTGCACCAGTCTGGAGGGAGAACAGCTTGTACTGAAGCACGAAGGCAAAGGCATCCTCGTCTGGGCCAGGGAAGACCAGGACAGACTAAGTGACACCAACTGGAAACCTGAAATAAACTCACACAGAATAG ACCTCCAACATCAGCATGTCtctaaggaggaggaggaggatctcACAGACCAGCAGGTCTGTAAGCAGGATAAGAACTCCAGTCTGGACCTGGATGACTCAGAGcctccacagattaaagaggaaaaggaggaacCTTGTACCAGTCAGGAAAGGGAGCAGCTTGGACTGAAGCAGGAGTCTGATAATTTTGTGGTGACCCACGAGGAAAGTGATCACAGTGAACCAGAAGCACACAGTGACCGGAAACTGTCTTGCAACTCTCCTGGACCAGAGAGTCAGTGTAACACTGACACAAGTAAAAAGTCTGTAAAGTGTGACACTTGTGGAAAAGCTTTTCACGATAAATCCAGACTAACTAAACATTTGAAAATTCATACAGGCGAGAAGCCACATTCTTGTAGCACCTGTGGAAAAAGATTCAGTCAAATTATAAACTTGAAAACTCACATGAGAATTCACACGGGCGAGAAGCCATATTCTTGTAACACCTGTGGTAACTCATTCAGTCAGAAATCAACTTTGGCACATCACATCAGaatccacacaggtgagaagccacaTTCTTGTAGCACGTGTGAGAAAACATTTACCTGGAAATCAGAACTGAAACGTCATATgagaattcacacaggtgagaagccgtattcttgtagcacctgtgggaaaaCATTCAGTCGAAAATCAACATTAAAAACCCACGTGAgagttcacacaggtgagaggcCCTATTCTTGTAACACCTGTGGGAAAGAATTTACGGTTTCATCAACATTGAAAACTCATATAAGAATTCACACAGGGGAAAAGATACACTCTTGTAGCATATGTGGGAAAAGATTCATTCAGATTATCCATTTGAAAAGACATATGAAAATTCATACA CTGTTGAAGCAACAGTGCGAGTTTATAAAAGAAAGGCTGACTGATGCTGAAGAATTACag ACAACCAACAGCAACATGAACTGTAATGAGGGGAAGGGTCTGGATGTCCAGCAGGTCTGTAACCAGGAGAGTAACTCCACATTGGACCCACAGGACCCAGAGCATCCACAGATTAAAGAGGGAGAGCAGCTTGTAGTGAAGCAGGAGGCTGAGGGCATCATCATCTGGACTGGAGAAGAGCGGCTCCGACTGCTGGATACCATCTGGAAACCTGAAATAACGACATACAGTAAAG ATCTTGCGCAACAGTGTGTCTTTAAGCAAGAGGATCTGCATGACCAGCAGGTGTGTAACCAGGAGAGGAACTCCAGTTTGAACCACGAGGACCCAGAACTCCCATGGATTAAAGAGGAACCAGAGGAACTTTGCACCAGTGAGGAAGGAGAACAGCTTTTATTGAAGGAGGAGACTGATACCTTTATGGTGACTTTTGATGAAAGTGAACATGAACCAAACAGAGACCAGCTCCTTTCTCACAACTCTCCTGCACCAGAGAGCCAGCATCAAGGAGGAAATGAGCATGTGGAACCAGAATCTACTAGAAAACCAGAGCTGAAGAACAGTAACAGTGTAAACAACTCTCCAGTGCCAGAGAATCAGTGTAAAACTGGCAAAAGTAAAAAGTCTCTAAATTGTGACACTTGTGGAAAGACTTTTCAGTACGAATGTCACTTGACAAAACATGTaagaattcacacaggtgagaagccttTTTTttgtagcacctgtgggaaaTGTTTTGGTCAGAAATCAGGACTGGAAACTCACATGaaaattcacacaggtgagaagccacaTTTTTGCAGTATCTGTGGAAAAGGATTCAGTCAGATGATAAACCTGAAAACTCATATGAGAGTCCACACAGGTGAAAAGCCATATTGTTGTAGCACATGTGGAAAAACCTTTAGTGCCTTGTCAGCCTTCAAAACCCACATtagaattcacacaggtgagaagccataTTGTTGTAAGACTTGTGGGAAACGATTCACTCAGAAATCTGGACTGGAACATCATATGaaaattcacacaggtgagaagccacaTTCTTGCATTACCTGTGGGAAAAGCTTCAGTCGTATGAAGTCCTTGAAAACTCACATGCGAATTCATACAGGTGAGAAGCCACATTCTTGCATTACCTGTGGAAAAAGTTTCAGTCATATGATGAACTTGAAAACCCACATGAGAATTCATACAGGTGAGAAGCCATATTCttgtagcacctgtgggaaaagatttAGCGATTTATCAGGattcaaaaaacataaaatgattcATACAGGTGAGAAGCCCCACCCTTGTAACACCTGTGGAAAGAGATTCAGTGACATGACGAATTTGAAAGCTCACATtagaattcacacaggtgagaagccataTTGTTGTAACACTTGTGGGAAACGATTCAGTCAGAAATCTGGAGTGAAAATTCATATGaaaattcacacaggtgagaagccacaTTCTTGCATTACCTGTGGGAAAAGCTTCAGTCATATGACGTCCTTGAAAACTCACATGAGAATTCACATGCCTGAGAAGCCACATTCCTGTGGCAATTGCGGGAAAAGTTTTGTTCAGCTGATACACTTGAAAAGGCACATGAGAATTCATACTAGTTAA